A region from the Cherax quadricarinatus isolate ZL_2023a chromosome 44, ASM3850222v1, whole genome shotgun sequence genome encodes:
- the LOC138853950 gene encoding ubiquitin-conjugating enzyme E2 J2: MSKHSGTASARLRADYMRIKRDPVPYVMAEPLPSNILEWHYVVEGPEQSLYEGGYYHGKLVFPMEYPFRPPSIYMITPSGRFKTNTRLCLSISDFHPDTWNPAWSVATILTGLLSFMLEKSPTFGSIETSDYEKRQLAQQSLSFNMKDKVFTELFPDITEEIQNKLAQREQELAERAKAAESGSQSDGGPTSNDSTNQNLDASQMSALTNLLVVVGFALFAWTVTYVVSTLSEEEG; the protein is encoded by the exons ATGTCGAAGCACTCGGGCACAGCCTCAGCGCGCCTTCGGGCCGACTACATGCGCATCAAACGTGACCCTGTGCCTTATGTCATGGCTGAACCCCTACCTTCCAATATTCTTGAATG GCATTATGTAGTAGAAGGTCCAGAACAGAGTCTTTACGAAGGTGGATATTATCACGGCAAGTTGGTGTTTCCCATGGAGTATCCCTTCCGCCCTCCTAGCATCTACATGATCACCCCCTCTGGTCGCTTCAAGACCAACACGCGTCTTTGTCTCTCCATCTCAGACTTCCATCCAGACACCTGGAATCCAGCTTGGTCGGTGGCAACTATACTTACAGGACTTTTGTCATTTATG CTGGAGAAGTCTCCAACATTTGGCAGCATTGAAACCAGTGACTATGAGAAAAGGCAATTAGCTCAACAGAGTTTAAGTTTTAATATGAAGGACAAGGTTTTCACTGAACTATTTCCTGATATTACAGAG GAAATCCAGAACAAATTAGCTCAACGTGAGCAAGAACTTGCAGAGAGAGCGAAGGCTGCAGAGTCTGGGAGCCAAAGTGATGGAGGCCCAACAAGTAATGATAGTACGAACCAGAATCTTGACGCAAGCCAGATGTCTGCACTCACAAACCTTTTGGTGGTTGTTGGTTTTGCCTTATTTGCATGGACAGTGACGTATGTGGTTTCGACTTTAAGTGAAGAGGAAGGATAG